From a single Pseudomonas cremoricolorata genomic region:
- a CDS encoding inactive transglutaminase family protein has protein sequence MRSLTLHLKVLITVLVLLGVMVTAYQIFFLGIPVTEDETDDLWNIDAKVEFVASSKDPVKVQMFVPPLNRDYVSLNESFISNNYGVSVNRADGNRKVTWSARRANGNQTLYYRLVLTKRYSTEKAAIKGATFRDSLAVEGPEKVAAEALMAPIRQHSADVETFVGETIKRVNNLNDDNVKLLLAGDTSAQNKARVVDLLLSIAHVPMEKVHTIRLIADTPQSPELWLRSFNGNDWLYFNPDTGEQGLPNDRLLWWTGDDNLVTVDGGKKANVTFSLNNSEMNAIRLAKLTDENTDADFLEYSLYSLPLQTQQTFMIMVMIPIGVLVILVLRNLIGIQTLGTFTPVLIALAFRETQLGFGIMLFTVITALGLSLRSYLEHLKLQMLPRLSVVLTFVVVLIAAISLFSHKLGLERGLSVALFPMVILTMTIERLSITWEERGGGHAMKVAIGTLFAASLAHLLMMVPELVYFVFTFPAVLLVLVGFMLAMGRYRGYRLTELVRFKAFLKKADA, from the coding sequence ATGCGTTCTCTTACCCTTCACCTGAAAGTCCTGATCACCGTTCTGGTGCTGCTGGGCGTAATGGTCACGGCCTATCAGATCTTCTTCCTCGGCATCCCGGTGACCGAAGACGAGACCGACGACTTGTGGAACATCGACGCCAAGGTCGAGTTCGTGGCCAGCTCCAAGGACCCGGTCAAGGTGCAGATGTTCGTGCCGCCGTTGAATCGGGACTACGTCAGCCTCAACGAGAGCTTCATTTCCAACAACTATGGGGTCAGCGTCAACCGCGCCGATGGCAACCGCAAGGTGACCTGGTCGGCCCGTCGCGCCAACGGCAACCAGACCCTGTACTACCGCCTGGTGCTGACCAAGCGCTACAGCACGGAAAAAGCCGCCATCAAGGGCGCCACCTTCCGTGACAGCCTGGCCGTAGAGGGCCCTGAGAAGGTCGCCGCCGAAGCGCTGATGGCGCCGATTCGCCAGCACTCGGCAGACGTCGAGACCTTCGTGGGCGAGACCATCAAGCGGGTCAACAACCTCAACGACGACAACGTCAAACTGCTGCTGGCCGGTGACACCTCGGCGCAGAACAAGGCGCGCGTGGTCGACCTGCTGCTGTCCATCGCCCACGTGCCGATGGAAAAAGTGCATACCATTCGCCTGATCGCCGACACCCCGCAGAGCCCTGAGCTGTGGCTGCGCAGCTTCAACGGCAATGACTGGCTGTACTTCAACCCCGATACCGGCGAGCAGGGCCTGCCCAACGACCGCCTGCTGTGGTGGACCGGCGATGACAACCTGGTCACCGTCGATGGCGGCAAGAAAGCCAACGTCACCTTCAGCCTGAACAACAGCGAGATGAACGCCATCCGCCTGGCCAAGCTGACCGACGAGAATACCGACGCCGACTTTCTCGAATACTCGCTGTACAGCTTGCCGCTGCAGACTCAGCAAACCTTCATGATCATGGTCATGATCCCGATCGGCGTGCTGGTGATTCTGGTCCTGCGCAACCTGATCGGCATCCAGACCCTGGGTACCTTCACCCCGGTCCTGATCGCCCTGGCCTTCCGCGAAACCCAACTGGGCTTCGGCATCATGCTGTTCACGGTGATCACCGCGCTCGGATTGTCGCTACGCTCCTACCTCGAGCACCTCAAGCTGCAGATGCTGCCGCGGCTGTCGGTGGTGCTGACCTTCGTCGTGGTGTTGATCGCCGCCATCAGCCTGTTCAGCCACAAGCTGGGGCTCGAACGCGGTCTGTCGGTGGCGCTGTTCCCGATGGTGATTCTGACCATGACCATCGAACGCCTGTCGATCACCTGGGAAGAACGTGGCGGTGGCCATGCCATGAAGGTTGCCATCGGTACGCTGTTCGCCGCGTCCCTGGCGCACCTGCTGATGATGGTGCCGGAGCTGGTGTACTTCGTCTTCACCTTCCCGGCGGTACTGCTGGTTCTGGTGGGCTTCATGCTGGCGATGGGTCGCTACCGCGGCTACCGCCTGACTGAGCTCGTACGCTTCAAGGCGTTCCTGAAAAAGGCTGATGCCTGA
- a CDS encoding ATP-dependent zinc protease family protein, with product MKFTPALPLLCLFLLPACALAAEKAVYGLNEYAHLGGLDLEVAAKLDTGAKTASLSARDIKRFKRNGESWVRFYLAIDTAHKHPIERPLARVSKIKRRASDYDSESGKAYTARPVIELQICMGQRQRTIDVNLTDRSAFQFPLLIGSEALKQFGALVDPSLKYAAGKPACASKAPTAE from the coding sequence ATGAAATTCACACCCGCTCTACCTTTGCTGTGCCTTTTCCTGCTGCCGGCCTGCGCCCTGGCCGCAGAGAAGGCCGTGTACGGCCTCAACGAATACGCCCACCTCGGCGGGCTTGACCTGGAAGTGGCGGCCAAGCTCGACACCGGCGCCAAGACCGCCTCGCTCAGCGCCCGTGACATCAAGCGCTTCAAGCGCAACGGCGAGAGCTGGGTACGCTTCTACCTGGCCATCGATACCGCCCACAAACACCCCATCGAACGCCCCCTGGCGCGCGTCAGCAAGATCAAGCGCCGCGCCAGCGACTACGACAGCGAGTCGGGCAAGGCCTATACTGCCCGCCCGGTCATCGAGCTGCAGATCTGCATGGGTCAGCGCCAACGCACCATCGATGTCAACCTGACCGACCGCAGTGCGTTCCAGTTTCCATTGCTGATCGGCTCGGAGGCGCTCAAGCAATTCGGCGCACTGGTCGATCCAAGCCTCAAATACGCGGCCGGCAAACCTGCCTGTGCCTCCAAAGCTCCCACCGCAGAGTAA
- a CDS encoding GntR family transcriptional regulator: MRDTVQPLASLADEGETLSEHVFRRIQAAIVEGEIAPGSKISEPELARTYGISRGPLREAIHRLEGQRLLVRVPHVGARVVSLNPTELIELYQIRESLEGMACRLAAERMGQDQIRELRQVLDTHERDAAFQAGVGYYQQEGDYDFHYRIIHGSGNQTLVKMLCGELYQLVRMYRLQFSSMPNRPRQAFAEHHRILDAIEAGDGELAELLMRRHIGASRRNIERHYQGAATPSLRGES, from the coding sequence ATGCGGGATACCGTACAGCCACTGGCCAGCCTCGCCGATGAAGGTGAAACCCTCTCCGAGCACGTGTTTCGGCGTATTCAGGCGGCCATCGTCGAAGGTGAGATCGCCCCCGGCAGCAAGATTTCCGAGCCGGAGCTGGCGCGTACCTACGGCATCAGCCGCGGCCCGCTGCGCGAGGCTATCCACCGTCTGGAAGGCCAGCGCCTGCTGGTGCGCGTGCCCCACGTTGGCGCGCGGGTGGTGTCGCTCAATCCCACCGAGCTGATCGAGCTGTACCAGATTCGCGAATCGCTCGAAGGCATGGCCTGCCGTCTGGCGGCCGAGCGCATGGGTCAGGATCAGATTCGCGAGCTGCGCCAGGTGCTCGACACCCACGAACGCGACGCGGCGTTCCAGGCCGGGGTCGGCTACTACCAGCAAGAGGGCGACTACGATTTCCACTACCGGATCATCCATGGCAGCGGCAACCAGACTCTGGTCAAGATGCTCTGCGGCGAGCTGTACCAACTGGTGCGCATGTACCGCCTGCAGTTTTCCAGCATGCCCAATCGGCCACGCCAGGCGTTCGCCGAGCACCACCGTATTCTCGATGCCATCGAAGCCGGCGACGGCGAACTGGCCGAACTGTTGATGCGCCGCCACATCGGCGCTTCCCGACGCAATATCGAGCGCCACTACCAGGGCGCCGCCACTCCCAGCCTTCGAGGTGAGTCATGA
- the prpB gene encoding methylisocitrate lyase has product MTVKRTPGQRFREAVAAEHPLQVVGAINANHALLAKRAGFKAIYLSGGGVAAGSLGLPDLGISNLDDVLTDVRRITDVCDLPLLVDVDTGFGASAFNVARTVRSMEKFGAAAIHIEDQVGAKRCGHRPNKEIVTQQEMVDRIKAAVDARQDDSFVIMARTDALAVEGLEAALERAAACVEAGADMVFPEAITELSMYKTFAERVRAPILANITEFGATPLYTTAQLAEVDVALVLYPLSAFRAMNKAAENVYAALRRDGTQQNVIDTMQTRMELYDAIGYHAFEQSLDALFAQKKG; this is encoded by the coding sequence ATGACAGTCAAGCGCACGCCCGGCCAACGTTTCCGTGAGGCGGTCGCCGCCGAGCATCCGCTCCAGGTGGTCGGCGCCATCAATGCCAACCATGCGCTGCTGGCCAAGCGCGCCGGCTTCAAGGCCATCTACCTCTCTGGCGGCGGCGTGGCCGCAGGCTCGCTGGGGCTACCGGACTTGGGCATCAGCAACCTCGACGACGTGCTGACCGACGTGCGGCGCATCACCGACGTGTGCGATCTGCCGCTGCTGGTCGATGTCGACACCGGCTTCGGTGCCTCGGCGTTCAACGTCGCCCGCACCGTGCGCTCGATGGAGAAATTCGGCGCGGCGGCCATTCATATCGAAGACCAGGTCGGCGCCAAGCGCTGCGGGCATCGGCCGAACAAGGAAATCGTCACCCAGCAGGAAATGGTCGACCGTATCAAGGCGGCGGTCGATGCCCGCCAGGACGACAGCTTCGTGATCATGGCGCGCACCGATGCCTTGGCCGTGGAAGGCCTGGAGGCCGCCCTGGAGCGTGCCGCGGCCTGTGTCGAAGCCGGCGCCGACATGGTTTTCCCCGAGGCGATCACCGAACTGTCGATGTACAAGACCTTCGCTGAGCGAGTGCGCGCACCGATTCTGGCCAATATCACCGAGTTCGGCGCCACGCCGCTGTACACCACCGCGCAGCTCGCCGAGGTCGATGTGGCGCTGGTGCTGTACCCGCTGTCGGCATTCCGCGCGATGAACAAGGCGGCCGAGAACGTGTATGCCGCACTGCGCCGCGACGGCACCCAGCAGAACGTGATCGACACCATGCAGACGCGTATGGAGCTGTACGACGCCATTGGTTATCACGCCTTCGAGCAGAGCCTCGATGCGTTGTTCGCGCAGAAGAAAGGCTAG
- the prpC gene encoding bifunctional 2-methylcitrate synthase/citrate synthase — protein sequence MAEAKVLSGAGLRGQVAGQTALSTVGQAGAGLTYRGYDVRDLAAGAEFEEVAYLLLYGKLPSAAELADYKHTLRGLRSLPQALKEVLERIPRDAHPMDVMRTGCSMLGTLEPELTFGAQHDRTDRLLALFPAIVCYWYRFSHHGVRIDCESDQDTLGGHFLYLLHGKTPSELHVKVMNVSLILYAEHEFNASTFTARVCASTLSDLYSCITAAIGALRGPLHGGANEAAMELIERFSSPQEATAELLRMLERKDKIMGFGHAIYKESDPRNEVIKGWAQKLSEEAGDSVLFPVSEAIDKTMWEQKKLFPNADFYHASAYHFMGIPTKLFTPIFVCSRLTGWAAHVFEQRANNRIIRPSAEYTGVEQRPFVAIEQR from the coding sequence ATGGCCGAAGCAAAAGTACTCAGTGGCGCAGGCCTGCGTGGCCAGGTTGCCGGGCAGACCGCGCTGTCCACCGTGGGTCAGGCCGGTGCCGGGCTGACCTACCGTGGTTACGACGTGCGTGACCTGGCCGCCGGCGCCGAATTCGAAGAGGTCGCCTACCTGCTGCTCTACGGCAAACTGCCCAGCGCCGCCGAGCTCGCCGACTACAAGCACACCCTCAGGGGTTTGCGCAGCCTGCCCCAGGCGCTCAAGGAAGTGCTTGAGCGCATTCCCCGCGACGCCCACCCGATGGATGTCATGCGCACCGGTTGCTCGATGCTCGGGACGCTGGAGCCGGAACTGACCTTCGGTGCCCAGCACGACCGCACCGACCGTCTGCTGGCGCTGTTCCCGGCCATCGTCTGCTATTGGTATCGTTTCAGCCACCATGGCGTGCGCATCGACTGCGAGAGCGACCAGGACACCCTCGGCGGACACTTCCTCTACCTGCTGCACGGCAAGACCCCGAGCGAGCTGCACGTGAAGGTGATGAACGTGTCGCTGATTCTCTACGCCGAACACGAATTCAACGCCTCGACCTTCACCGCGCGGGTCTGCGCCTCGACCTTGTCTGACCTGTATTCGTGCATCACTGCCGCCATCGGCGCGCTGCGTGGCCCGCTGCATGGCGGCGCCAACGAAGCGGCGATGGAGCTGATCGAGCGGTTCAGCAGCCCGCAGGAGGCCACCGCCGAATTGCTGCGCATGCTCGAGCGCAAGGACAAGATCATGGGCTTCGGCCACGCCATCTATAAAGAGAGCGATCCGCGCAACGAAGTGATCAAGGGCTGGGCGCAGAAGCTCTCAGAAGAAGCTGGCGACAGCGTGCTGTTCCCGGTTTCCGAGGCCATCGACAAGACCATGTGGGAGCAGAAAAAGCTGTTCCCCAACGCTGATTTCTATCACGCCTCGGCGTACCACTTCATGGGCATCCCGACCAAGCTGTTCACGCCGATCTTCGTCTGCTCGCGCCTCACCGGCTGGGCGGCGCACGTGTTCGAGCAGCGCGCCAACAACCGCATCATCCGCCCGAGTGCAGAGTACACCGGCGTCGAGCAGCGCCCGTTCGTGGCCATCGAGCAGCGCTGA
- the acnD gene encoding Fe/S-dependent 2-methylisocitrate dehydratase AcnD codes for MNTAYRNALPGTALDYFDARAAVEAIQPGAYARLPYTSRVLAENLVRRCDPATLDASLGQLIERKRDLDFPWYPARVVCHDILGQTALVDLAGLRDAIADKGGDPAQVNPVVPVQLIVDHSLAVECGGYDPQAFERNRAIEDRRNEDRFHFINWTKQAFKNVDVIPPGNGIMHQINLEKMSPVIHSEQGVAYPDTCVGTDSHTPHVDALGVIAIGVGGLEAENVMLGRASWMRLPEIVGVELRGRLAPNVTATDLVLALTEYLRQQKVVGAYLEFHGSGAAALTLGDRATISNMAPEYGATAAMFAIDQQTLDYLRLTGREEQQVQLVETYAKVAGLWADSLVEADYERVLSFDLGSVVRNLAGPSNPHARVATSDLAAKGIAGAWDDVPGQMPDGAVIIAAITSCTNTSNPRNVIAAGLLARNANRLGLSRKPWVKSSLAPGSRAVQLYLQEAGLEQELEQLGFGIVAFACTTCNGMSGALDAQIQQEIIDRDLYATAVLSGNRNFDGRIHPYAKQAFLASPPLVVAYAIAGTIRFDIEKDVLGVVDGREIRLKDIWPSDAEIDAMVKAAVKPEQFRQVYIPMFAIDSHSGPSVPPLYQWRPMSTYIRRPPYWEGALAGERSLTGMRPLAVLPDNITTDHLSPSNAIMRDSAAGEYLAKMGLPEEDFNSYATHRGDHLTAQRATFANPKLFNEMVRDTDGKVRQGSLTRLEPEGQVTRMWEAIETYMARKQPLIIVAGGDYGQGSSRDWAAKGVRLAGVEAIVAEGFERIHRTNLVGMGVLPLEFHPGTDRHTLALDGSETYDVVGQRTPRATLTLVITRRDGERLEVPVTCRLDTGEEVSIYEAGGVLQRFAQDFLEATV; via the coding sequence ATGAACACTGCATACCGCAATGCTTTGCCTGGCACAGCGCTGGACTACTTCGACGCCCGCGCAGCGGTCGAGGCGATTCAGCCCGGCGCCTACGCCCGGCTGCCGTACACCTCCAGGGTGCTGGCGGAAAATCTGGTGCGCCGCTGTGACCCTGCCACCCTCGACGCAAGCCTTGGGCAACTGATCGAGCGCAAGCGCGACCTCGATTTCCCCTGGTACCCGGCGCGGGTGGTGTGCCATGACATCCTCGGCCAGACCGCCCTGGTCGATCTGGCGGGCCTGCGCGATGCCATTGCCGACAAGGGCGGCGATCCGGCCCAGGTCAACCCGGTGGTGCCGGTGCAACTGATCGTCGACCACTCCCTGGCCGTGGAATGCGGCGGTTACGACCCGCAGGCCTTCGAGCGCAACCGCGCCATCGAAGACCGGCGCAACGAAGACCGTTTCCATTTCATCAACTGGACCAAGCAAGCGTTCAAGAACGTCGATGTGATTCCGCCGGGCAACGGCATCATGCACCAGATCAACCTGGAGAAAATGTCGCCGGTGATCCACAGCGAGCAGGGCGTTGCCTACCCCGACACCTGCGTCGGTACCGACAGCCACACCCCGCATGTCGATGCCCTGGGGGTGATCGCCATCGGTGTCGGTGGCCTGGAAGCCGAGAACGTCATGCTCGGCCGCGCCTCGTGGATGCGCCTGCCGGAGATCGTCGGCGTCGAGTTGCGCGGGCGTCTGGCGCCGAACGTCACGGCCACCGACCTGGTGCTGGCGCTGACCGAGTACCTGCGTCAGCAGAAGGTGGTCGGCGCCTATCTGGAGTTCCACGGCAGCGGCGCCGCCGCGCTGACCCTGGGCGACCGCGCGACCATCTCCAACATGGCCCCCGAATACGGCGCCACTGCGGCGATGTTCGCCATCGACCAACAGACCCTCGACTACCTGCGCCTGACCGGCCGTGAAGAGCAGCAGGTGCAACTGGTGGAAACCTACGCCAAGGTCGCCGGACTGTGGGCCGACAGCCTGGTGGAAGCCGACTACGAACGCGTGCTGAGCTTCGATCTGGGCAGCGTGGTGCGCAACCTCGCAGGCCCCTCCAATCCGCACGCGCGGGTCGCCACCAGCGATCTTGCCGCCAAGGGCATTGCCGGCGCCTGGGACGATGTGCCCGGGCAGATGCCCGACGGCGCGGTGATCATCGCCGCCATCACCAGTTGCACCAACACCAGCAACCCGCGCAACGTCATCGCCGCCGGGCTGCTGGCGCGCAATGCCAACCGCCTTGGGCTGAGCCGCAAGCCATGGGTCAAGTCATCCCTGGCGCCGGGTTCGCGGGCGGTACAGCTGTACCTGCAAGAGGCCGGGCTGGAGCAGGAACTCGAGCAACTGGGCTTTGGCATCGTCGCCTTCGCCTGCACCACCTGCAACGGCATGTCGGGTGCGCTGGATGCGCAGATCCAGCAAGAAATCATCGACCGCGACCTGTACGCCACCGCCGTGCTGTCGGGCAACCGCAACTTCGACGGGCGTATCCACCCGTATGCCAAGCAGGCGTTCCTCGCCTCGCCGCCGCTGGTGGTGGCCTACGCGATTGCCGGCACCATCCGTTTCGACATCGAGAAGGATGTGCTGGGTGTGGTCGATGGCCGGGAAATCCGCCTCAAGGACATCTGGCCGAGCGACGCCGAGATCGACGCCATGGTCAAGGCGGCGGTCAAGCCCGAGCAGTTCCGCCAGGTGTACATCCCCATGTTCGCCATCGACAGCCACAGCGGCCCGAGTGTGCCGCCGTTGTACCAGTGGCGGCCGATGAGCACCTACATTCGCCGCCCACCGTACTGGGAAGGCGCCTTGGCCGGCGAACGCAGCCTGACCGGCATGCGCCCGTTGGCGGTGCTGCCGGACAACATCACCACCGACCACCTGTCGCCGTCCAACGCCATCATGCGTGACAGCGCTGCCGGCGAGTACCTGGCGAAAATGGGCCTGCCGGAAGAGGACTTCAACTCCTACGCCACCCACCGCGGCGACCACCTCACCGCGCAGCGCGCCACCTTCGCCAACCCCAAGCTGTTCAACGAGATGGTCCGCGACACCGACGGCAAGGTGCGCCAAGGCTCGTTGACCCGGCTTGAGCCGGAAGGCCAGGTGACGCGCATGTGGGAGGCGATCGAAACCTACATGGCGCGCAAGCAGCCGCTGATCATCGTTGCCGGCGGCGACTACGGCCAGGGCTCGTCCCGCGACTGGGCGGCCAAGGGCGTGCGTCTGGCCGGGGTCGAGGCCATCGTCGCCGAGGGCTTCGAGCGCATCCACCGCACCAACCTGGTGGGCATGGGCGTGCTGCCGCTGGAGTTCCACCCTGGCACCGATCGCCACACCCTGGCCCTCGATGGCAGCGAAACCTATGACGTGGTCGGCCAGCGCACGCCACGGGCGACCCTGACGCTGGTCATCACCCGGCGCGACGGCGAACGCCTGGAGGTGCCGGTGACCTGTCGCCTGGACACCGGTGAAGAAGTGTCGATCTACGAGGCCGGTGGCGTGCTGCAGCGTTTCGCCCAGGACTTCCTCGAAGCCACCGTCTGA
- the prpF gene encoding 2-methylaconitate cis-trans isomerase PrpF, with protein MTYPAQIRIAATYMRGGTSKGVFFRLDQLPERAQVPGPARDALLLRVIGSPDPYGKQIDGMGGATSSTSKAVIVAASERAEHDVDYLFGQVSIDQPFVDWSGNCGNLTAAVGAFAISSGLIDPTRIPHDGVATVRIWQANIGKSIIAQVPISAGQVQETGDFELDGVTFPAAEVQLAFVDPAADEDGEGGALFPTGKLVDELTVPGIGTLKATLINAGIPTIFVNAADLGYRGCELQEAINADPAALVRLETLRAHGALRMGLIARLEEAAARQHTPKVAFVAPPMDYTASSGKPVTADQVDLLVRAMSMGKLHHAMMGTAAVAIGTAAAIPGTLVNLAAGGGTRQSVRFGHPSGTLRVGAEARQVDGQWQVTQVLMSRSARVLMEGWVRVPGGSF; from the coding sequence ATGACCTACCCAGCGCAGATCCGGATTGCCGCCACCTACATGCGTGGCGGTACCAGCAAAGGCGTGTTCTTTCGCCTCGACCAACTGCCCGAGCGCGCCCAGGTGCCCGGGCCTGCCCGTGACGCCCTGCTGCTTCGGGTGATCGGCAGCCCCGACCCCTACGGCAAGCAGATCGACGGCATGGGCGGTGCCACCTCCAGCACCAGCAAGGCGGTGATCGTCGCTGCCAGCGAGCGCGCCGAACACGATGTCGACTACCTGTTCGGCCAGGTCTCGATCGATCAGCCCTTCGTCGACTGGAGCGGCAATTGCGGCAACCTCACCGCCGCCGTCGGCGCCTTTGCCATCAGCAGCGGCCTGATCGACCCGACACGCATTCCCCACGACGGCGTGGCGACGGTGCGTATCTGGCAGGCCAACATCGGCAAGAGCATCATCGCCCAGGTGCCGATCAGCGCCGGCCAGGTGCAGGAAACCGGCGATTTCGAACTCGACGGCGTGACCTTTCCCGCAGCCGAAGTGCAACTGGCCTTCGTCGATCCGGCCGCCGATGAAGACGGCGAGGGCGGGGCGCTGTTCCCCACCGGCAAACTGGTCGATGAGCTGACGGTGCCGGGCATCGGCACGCTCAAAGCAACGCTGATCAACGCCGGCATTCCGACCATCTTCGTCAACGCCGCTGATCTGGGTTACCGCGGCTGTGAGTTGCAGGAAGCGATCAACGCCGACCCCGCTGCGCTGGTGCGCCTCGAGACCCTGCGTGCCCACGGCGCCCTGCGCATGGGCCTGATCGCCCGCCTGGAAGAGGCCGCGGCCCGGCAGCACACGCCGAAAGTGGCCTTCGTCGCGCCGCCCATGGACTACACCGCCTCCAGCGGCAAGCCGGTCACCGCCGATCAGGTCGACCTGCTGGTGCGAGCGATGTCCATGGGCAAGCTGCACCACGCGATGATGGGCACCGCAGCGGTGGCCATCGGCACTGCTGCGGCGATCCCCGGCACCTTGGTCAACCTCGCTGCCGGCGGCGGCACGCGCCAGTCGGTGCGCTTCGGCCACCCCTCCGGCACCCTGCGCGTCGGCGCCGAGGCACGTCAGGTGGACGGTCAGTGGCAGGTTACCCAGGTGCTGATGAGTCGCAGTGCGCGGGTGTTGATGGAAGGATGGGTGCGGGTGCCGGGGGGAAGTTTTTAA
- a CDS encoding heavy metal sensor histidine kinase: MRLSLGTRLALLFAACTAAVSLGAGLLFSQASARHFIELDQQLLSARLTQLRSQFGPLSSAEQLTAHLPQLRSQLSHQSDLALRISGGDGQTWFASRSGLPDEPAAAGLATLHANGTDFRSLGVALGGNDTGAARMTLFLDITHHQHFLQRMQQLIWSTVGLSALATALLGAWAVRRGLRPLRQMGKVAASVSARSLTTRLPVGQLPDELAELAGAVNAMLQRLDDAFQRLSAFSADIAHELRTPLSNLLTHTQVTLTRPRSLEHYREALHGNLEELQRMAQMVNDMLFLAKADHGLLVPGQQPLQLEEEVDALLEYYAALAEEADIRLQRDGTAALSGDRHMLRRALSNLLDNALRFTPAGGEIRVTLQPGARLCVANTGPAIGPAALPRLFDRFYRADPARRDGGREHAGLGLAITRSIVQAHGGQISIDSQAGWTRVILDLPVVREG; this comes from the coding sequence ATGCGCCTGTCGCTGGGAACGCGCCTTGCCTTGTTGTTCGCCGCCTGCACGGCAGCGGTGTCGCTGGGCGCCGGGCTGCTGTTCAGCCAGGCCAGCGCGCGACACTTCATCGAACTCGACCAACAACTGCTCAGCGCCCGTCTGACGCAACTGCGCAGCCAGTTCGGGCCGCTGTCCAGCGCAGAACAACTCACCGCGCACCTGCCCCAGCTGCGCAGCCAGCTCAGCCATCAGTCTGACCTGGCCTTGCGCATCAGCGGCGGCGACGGGCAAACCTGGTTCGCCAGCCGCAGCGGGCTGCCAGATGAGCCAGCTGCAGCCGGGCTTGCCACCTTGCACGCCAATGGCACCGACTTTCGCAGCCTGGGTGTCGCCCTGGGCGGCAACGACACCGGCGCTGCGCGCATGACGCTGTTTCTCGACATCACCCACCACCAGCACTTCCTGCAACGCATGCAGCAGTTGATCTGGTCGACGGTCGGTCTGTCGGCCCTGGCCACGGCGCTGCTCGGCGCCTGGGCGGTGCGCCGCGGGCTGCGGCCGTTGCGGCAGATGGGCAAGGTCGCCGCCAGCGTGTCGGCGCGCTCACTGACCACGCGCCTGCCGGTCGGCCAGTTGCCCGATGAACTGGCCGAACTGGCCGGTGCGGTCAACGCCATGCTGCAACGCCTGGACGATGCCTTCCAGCGGCTGTCGGCATTCTCCGCCGACATCGCCCATGAACTGCGCACGCCGCTGTCCAACCTGTTGACCCACACCCAGGTAACGCTGACCCGCCCGCGCAGCCTGGAGCACTACCGCGAGGCACTGCATGGCAACCTCGAAGAGCTGCAGCGCATGGCGCAGATGGTCAACGACATGCTGTTTCTGGCCAAAGCCGATCACGGTTTGCTGGTGCCAGGCCAGCAGCCGTTGCAGCTCGAAGAGGAAGTCGACGCGTTGCTGGAGTACTACGCAGCGCTGGCCGAAGAGGCGGACATACGTCTGCAGCGCGACGGCACCGCGGCGCTGAGCGGTGATCGGCACATGCTGCGCCGAGCGCTGTCGAACCTGCTCGACAATGCCTTGCGCTTCACCCCCGCAGGTGGCGAGATTCGCGTCACCTTGCAGCCCGGCGCGCGCCTGTGCGTGGCCAACACCGGCCCTGCCATCGGCCCTGCCGCCCTGCCGCGGCTGTTCGACCGTTTCTACCGCGCAGACCCCGCCCGTCGTGACGGCGGCCGCGAACATGCCGGGCTGGGCCTGGCCATCACCCGCTCGATCGTCCAGGCCCACGGCGGGCAGATCAGCATCGATAGCCAGGCGGGCTGGACCCGAGTGATTCTTGACCTGCCGGTCGTGCGGGAGGGCTAA
- a CDS encoding heavy metal response regulator transcription factor: MKLLIVEDQAKTGQYLCQGLREAGFATELASDGDSGQHLALTGDYDLLLLDVMLPGRDGWQILQSVRQAGLDTPVLFLTARDAVQDRVHGLELGADDYLVKPFAFSELLARVRSLLRRGASPSHDTCLSLADLRLDLIRRRVERAGQRLDLTAKEFALLELLLRRQGEVLPKSLIASQVWDMNFDSDTNVIEVAIRRLRLKVDDAHPHKLIHTVRGMGYVLEVRHD, encoded by the coding sequence ATGAAACTGCTGATCGTCGAAGACCAGGCCAAGACCGGCCAATATCTGTGTCAGGGGCTGCGTGAGGCCGGCTTTGCCACCGAGCTTGCCAGCGATGGCGACAGCGGCCAGCACCTGGCCCTGACCGGCGACTACGACCTGCTGCTGCTCGATGTGATGCTGCCGGGCCGCGATGGCTGGCAGATTCTGCAAAGCGTGCGCCAGGCCGGGCTGGATACGCCGGTGCTGTTTCTCACTGCCCGCGATGCCGTGCAAGACCGCGTGCATGGCCTTGAGCTGGGCGCCGACGATTATCTGGTCAAACCCTTCGCGTTCTCGGAACTGCTGGCACGGGTGCGCAGCCTGCTGCGCCGCGGCGCCAGCCCAAGCCACGACACCTGCCTGAGCCTGGCCGACCTCAGGCTCGACCTGATCCGTCGCCGGGTCGAGCGCGCCGGCCAGCGCCTGGACCTCACCGCCAAGGAATTCGCCCTGCTCGAACTGCTGCTGCGCCGCCAGGGCGAGGTGCTGCCCAAGTCGTTGATCGCCTCGCAGGTGTGGGACATGAATTTCGACAGTGACACCAACGTCATCGAAGTCGCCATCCGCCGCCTGCGCCTGAAGGTCGATGACGCCCATCCACACAAGCTGATCCATACCGTGCGCGGCATGGGTTATGTGCTCGAAGTGCGCCACGACTGA